The Primulina eburnea isolate SZY01 chromosome 13, ASM2296580v1, whole genome shotgun sequence genome includes a region encoding these proteins:
- the LOC140809767 gene encoding 5'-adenylylsulfate reductase-like 5, with product MEKCRNMLICVLVASTFRAVAASSTTSDRQIRTFLHHLNFRCPLSIPSSSTPFMVDGGSFEKFMSGGENKGFTAVLIYASWCPFSSIFYSRFSTLSSLYPQIKHLVIEQSSVMPSVFSRYGIHSVPSLLIVHPTMRMRYQGPKDLQSVISFYKRATGLDPVVNLAEDEMKNDLNLFQLWNGMSLKEKFSREPYLLLSIVFVLTRASLYIFPGIASCMKALWVACVCHLTLGIFGGHVLHPIDIKRVWSKFNLFNTRNFHKGARNARVWAPSLA from the exons ATGGAAAAATGCCGAAATATGTTGATTTGCGTATTAGTTGCATCCACGTTTCGAGCGGTGGCTGCATCGTCGACCACTTCTGATCGTCAAATCAGAACTTTTCTTCACCATCTTAATTTTCGGTGCCCGTTGTCGATCCCCTCGTCATCTACTCCATTCATG GTGGATGGAGGatcatttgaaaaatttatGAGCGGTGGAGAAAATAAAGGATTCACTGCTGTGCTGATTTATGCTTCCTGGTGTCCTTTCTCTAGCATCTTTTATTCGCGGTTTAGTACTCTCAGTTCCCTGTATCCGCAGATCAAACATCTTGTTATTGAGCAATCTTCAGTCATGCCTAG TGTTTTCTCTAGATATGGAATTCATAGTGTGCCCTCACTGCTGATTGTACATCCAACAATGCGAATGAGATATCAAGGTCCAAAAGATCTCCAGTCAGTCATAAGTTTTTATAAAAGAGCTACAG GGTTGGACCCAGTGGTGAATTTGGCTGAAGATGAAATGAAGAATGATCTGAACTTGTTTCAGCTATGGAATGGAATGTCATTGAAGGAAAAGTTTTCGAGAGAACCGTATCTACTACTATCTATAGTGTTTGTCTTAACAAGGGCTTCTTTATATATCTTCCCAGGAATTGCATCTTGTATGAAGGCACTGTGGGTGGCATGTGTCTGTCATCTAACTCTGGGTATTTTTGGAGGGCATGTTTTACACCCAATCGACATCAAGAGAGTTTGGAGCAAGTTCAACCTGTTCAACACTAGGAACTTCCATAAAGGAGCTAGAAATGCTCGAGTCTGGGCACCATCACTGGCCTAA